The Terriglobia bacterium genome segment CGTTGATCGTGATCTTCTTGCCGCCGAAGTACGCGACCAGGTTGTCGCGAGCCTCGCCGCGGTTGTTGCTGGCGCGGATGATGGTAATCACCGCATCAAGATGATCGAGCGCCGTGACATACCCTTCCAAGACGTGCTCGCGTTCGCGCGCCTTGGCGAGCAGGAAGGCGGTGCGGCGGCGGACGACGTCGATGCGGTGATCGATGAAGTGCTGGATCGCCTGCACCAGCCCCATCTCCTTGGGTTGGCCATTCACGACCGCCAGGAAGATCATCGAGAAGCTTTCCTGCATCGAGGTGTGCTTGTAGAGTTGGTTGAGCACGATCTGCGCTTCGGCGCCACGCTTCAGTTCGATGACGATTCGCATTCCCTCGCGGTCGCTCTCGTCGCGAATGTCGCCGATATCATCGATGGTCTTGTCGTTCACCAGGTCGGCGATCCGCTCGATCAGCCGTGCCTTGTTCACCTGGTAAGGAATTTCGGTGACGACGATGGCGTCTTTTTCCTTGTTGATGTGCTCGATGGCTGCCTTGGCGCGCATGATGAAGCGTCCGCGCCCGGTGCGGTAGGCGTTCAGAATCCCGCTGCGCCCGTTGATGTACGCGCCGGTTGGGAAGTCCGGTCCCTGTACGACCGTCATCATCTCTTCGAGCGTGGTCGAAGGCTTGTTCACCAGCATGATGCAGGCCTCGACGATCTCACTCATGTTGTGCGGCGGGATGTTCGTCGCCATGCCGACAGCAATACCGTTGGAACCGTTCACCAGCAGGTTTGGGAATTTCGTCGGGAGCACCGATGGCTCAACCGTGGTGTCATCGAAGTTCGCTGCCCAGTCGACAGTTTCCTTGTCGATATCCGCAAGCATCTCTTCGGCGAGCGCGGTCATGCGCGCTTCGGTGTATCGATACGCCGCTGGAGGATCGCCGTCGACGGAGCCGAAGTTACCCTGGCCATCGACCAGTGGATAGCGCAGCGAGAAATTCTGTGCGAGACGCACCAGCGCGTCGTATACAGCGCTATCTCCGTGCGGGTGATATTTCTTCAAACACTCGCCGACGACACCGGCGCACTTCATGTGCTTGCGGTTGTGCAGCAAACCCATGTCATGCATCGCGTAAAGAATGCGGCGATGGACGGGCTTCAGCCCGTCACGAACGTCGGGAAGCGCGCGGCCGATGATGACCGACATCGAGTAGTCGAGATACGATCGCCGCATCTCCTCTTCAATGTTGATGGGCTGCACATTCGCTGCGCCCGGACCGCCGCCGTCACCGCCAAGAGGAAGTTGTGGGTTCTGTTCGTCTGCCATAGAAGTCAGTTCTAAGTTCCTGGTTCTTCTTTCTTCCCAAACGCTCAGTCACGCCGTGGGTGCCCCACCCTGAGCCCGCAGTACTGTGGGAGAGTTACTTTTCCACGTGTAAATGCTTGCATTTACAGGAATTTAGCCGCCAGAAGAGCCACTCAAATTATAACACGCGAGGGGACACGCAATTCGGGCCGGGATGGTGGGCTAACTGTTGTATTTCTGGGTGCTTACGAGGCGTTCGGTACACGGAACTCGATCCCGCGGTCGTCATTCGCCCTTTCGGTTGCCGGCAGGTCCAAATCGGCCAGTGAAATCTTCCGATGATCGCCAGAGAACAGGTACAACGTCGAGCCCATGATCGCGTAGTTCGATACTTCCATCTGCCGCCCATCTTTGAAAATGAGTATGGTCCGAGGTTCTTCTTCCGCACCGGCGGCACTGGACTGTGACGGCTGTTCCGGTTCCGCGGCAGGAGCTTGAGGCGCGGGTGGTTGTTCGGTCTTCCGCACGTAAACGTGTCCCTCGTTGTCGATCACCTCATTCGATTCAATGTATGGCCGGTACTGTGGGTATTCCACATAGCCTTCATTCGCGGGCGGCTGCTGCTGCGTATTGAACGTGCCTGCACCCGGCAACGAAGAGCTGCCCTGAACGTAGGTGTCGTCGTAGCCGTATGAAAACGGATCGTAGTAGTAGGCCGGGTAATACGGATACGAATAAAACCCGTTCTGGAAGTGATGTTCCCGGTGCTCACGGTGCTCGCGCTGCGGGTTGTACATCCGCGGTGCCGCAAACGAGCCGAACCGTTGCGTACCTCGCGGCGCGCTATCGCCGTAGCGCATGTTGTTGGGCGTCAGGATAGAAGCCGCAGGATAACCAAGGTGTGTGCCGTTCGTGATCGAAGGGGACACGCCTCTCTGCGCCAGCATCGGCACTGCCAGCGCCAGACCAGCAACCACCGCAAACGTGCGCAGAAGGGTTTTCATACGTAAATGATAACCCCATTTCGGCACTGAAGTTGTAAAGCCGTGAATCGTGAATGCTGCATCGTGGATCGTCAATCCACGCTTCTACCTTGCGCTGCGGCTCATCTCTGCGAGGCTCATCAATCCAATTACCGCCTGCGTAAGCAGCACTCCCATTACCACGCCCAGGGCCAAACCCAGCTTGGGATGCTCCAGCACGTCCGTAAGAACTCCCGCCGAAAACAGCATAATGAACGTAAGCGCGACGAAGTAGAACCCATATCCCACTACCCCGGGCATGACGAATCCCAACAGGAGCGCCGCAATCAGCACCAGCAAAGGCGCCGTATTCCCGAAGAAGCGCGTGCGGGGCCAAACAACATAAACGAGTAGCGCAAGCGCTCCCAGCAGTGTTGCCGCCGGAGCCTGGTGCAGGTAGAAGAAGCCGGCCACCCTGTAGACGAACGGCGTAACCATCGCCTGCGCCGAAGCATGGAACCAGTCTGCCCTCATTAACCCATGCCAGTACTGCGGAAGTCGAAACAGGTACGCTGCCGTGAGAAACATAAACCCGACCACAATGCCGGCGAAGAAGATCGCCAGCGCCGCTCCACGCCGTTCCGGTACAGCCCACAGCATGAAAGCCAGACCCAGTACCAGCAGCACCGCCGCCGAGAACAATCCTCCTACCATCAGGTAAACGCAGAACCCCAGCAAAAGAATCCGCCGCCAGTTCCAGAGGATCACCTCACGCGGAGCGTACAACGTGTGCGCCACTGCAATCGCCGTAAAAATCGCACCGAATGTTCCCCACGCTGTGATGACATCCGGGTTCGCGAAAGAGATATGCGACACCACCGCCGGATTGAACGCATACAGCCCCAGCGCAATGTAACCACCGGTATTCCCATACAGCCGTCGCGCCACGTACCACAACGACGCCCCAAGCAGCAGCCCGCAGATAACGAATGGAAATCGAATGATCCATCGGTGCGCATCAAGATAGAACTGGTTGGAAGTGTTCGAGAACACCTGCGGATACACGACCCGCAACGGAACCGCCGCCATCAGGGAAGTGAGCGGCGACCGGATCGTATCGAAGCTCACCGCGCTGTGCGACAGGTAGTCCAGTCCGCCGCCCACGTACGCGGCCTCCACCTCGGTCAGCGGCACCATCGAGATGAACCACGCGCACTGCCCCACCAGCGCAAGCAACAGAAGCACCGCAATGGCCTGCGGCGTCCCAAATTGCTCGCGCTTGATCTTGATGAAGAAGGACATGAAATAACTAGACTAAATGATCGGACAGCAGAACAGAAGATCGGGCCGACCGAACCTCACATTCCGACGTGCAGTTCTTCGGTTCACCCGATCCTCAGTTCTTCGGTTGCAGTCTTACCACCAATAGTGCACCGTATAGGTCACGACCTTCTCTCCGTCCGGCGGCACCTGCACCCGAAACTCGATATTCCGGCTGTCAAGTTTCCGGTACTGGTCCGACTGCGCCGTGAGCTTCCAGTTGTTCCACCGATAAAGGTGTTCGAGCACGCGCACCGTAACGGTTTCTTTCTTGTGGTTACGAACCTTGATCTGGTAGGTCTCATCGAGCCATCGCTGTCCGCTGTCGACATGGAAATCCGTCCGCTTGCGCTCGCCCGTGATGTCGAACGCGTTCCCGGTATAAACGCGGATCGTCTCGTCCTTCGGCGTATGGTCGATCGTGTTCTCGCCCGTAAACTCGAGATGACCATCGCTGTCGCGGCGATAGAAGCGCAACCGTCCCTTCGGCAGCGGAATCCCCAGGTGATTCGCCTCGGAGTTCACGAACTCCTGCATCACCGCGACCTTCGGGTTCGACTGCGTGCCGTAGTTGGGATCGTTTCCAACCTGCCAGTAGTAGCCGTACTGCGTGTCGCGCGAGCCGTCATACAGATAAAACCGTGTCGACTTCACGCCCGTCGCAGCGACGAACTCCACCTGCTTCGTCTCCTGGTCATGCAACGTCGTCGGCCGCGCGAGTGAATAGAGATGAAACTCGTCGAAGGATTTTTCAGTTACAGGTGCAGCCATCGCAACATCGGCAGTCTTCATTTCGGCGACAATCCCTCCGACGACGCCGCGCGTTGGCTGGATCTTATTCACGTCTCCCGCCATAAGCTTGATGCGTGCATTGTCAAAAACCGTTCCCGAATGATTCTGGATCGTCACCCATCCGACCAGGTCGATGGTGTCGCCCTTCTCCGGCGCCACCAGGTTGTAGTCGGCCTCCCAGCTCAGCCCGCCCGTTACGTAGCTGAGCTCGGCATCGAGTTTTCCGGGCTTGTCCGTCTGCACCAGCCAGTTCATCGAGGGCTTCAGCACCGTGTCGCCAATTAGCGACGGAAACATCGGCTGTCCCGGCAGACTGAACTGGAGCTGTCCATCGACCTCGATGATCGGCGTCGAACTCGCTTGCACGTAAGCATCGCTGTAGCCGGTCATCCGCGGAACATATCCTGCCCGAATCACCTTGCCCTTCACGTACTCCTGGTCGCCGCCGCGGCCGGTCTTGAACGTGATCGTCTGGCCCTTGTAGAGCGACAGCAGCAGTTCCTGCGTAACCGGGTCGTTGCGATAGTTCTGCTCCCAGATCTGCACCTGCCTCGTGGCAAGCGGGTCACGCAGCATGACCGAATCCGGCTCGACGTGCGCGGTGATCCCACCGAACCGAACCGCATTTACGCCCGGCCCCAGATCGAGCGGAAGCATCTCGCGCACGACCGCAAAGTTCGCGTTATAGATGGTGATCGCCGGCGGCTCGCTTGGCCTCACGTTCTGCACCTGTGATCCAGAACCCGTATCATCCTGAGCGGAGCGCGACGGAGTCGCGCGGAGTCGAAGAGCCTGCCCCAACCCCGCCGAGGGGACCTCTTGTTTCTCCTGCGCTTTCACCGGCAACTGCAACATCCTAAGCACCGAAAGAATCAGCAACAGCCCAATTCGTTTGCTCATGAATTTCTCCAGACCTCATGAGCTTTGACACTGGTACCAGCGGAAGTGTTTCGAAGATCAGCACTCGAAATCAAAAATAAATAGTGTGCAAGAAATGAAGGCTTAAGCGTTCAAAGGCGTTTTCTAACCCCCCTTCCTTGTTTTTGTTGCGCAAATTTTCTGCACTGATATAGTTCGGTTCGCAGCCTTCGGAGGTGCGCATGAAGACTTCCTCTGGAGCAGTCGCCACTCACCCCACCTCTTACTCATTTGCCCTCACTACTTTTCAAAAATTGTTGGAAAAGACACCTGCGACTGAGAATCTCTGTTACTCACCATTCGGTATTCAACTCGTACTTTCTCTTATGCAAGATCTCTTACCGGCGGAGGCACGCGAGTCTTTCCTGAAAGTCTTCGAATACGGTTGGGATTCACCCGCTGAAAATATGCGCGCTCTGCACAGAATTCGACGCGTCTACGCAGACGAGCCAGCTATCAAAGTTTTGAATTCTTTGTGGTTGCGAGATCCCCAGCAATTCACCTCGTCAGCGAGGGAAAAATTCATAGAGGAATACGGTTGCGAACTTTTCAATGGTGATTTCGGGCCGTCGACCGTCCGCGAACTGAATGGCTGGGTTGAACGAAACACCGCCGGGCGCATTTCTGGGATCGTTAGTGATTTGTCGTTGGATCTGTTGCTCGCACTGAACGTCATCTACTTCTGTGGCAGATGGCTGAAGCCCTTCGAGGAATCGCTCACGGAAATACAGTGGTTCACGTTGGCTGATGGATCCAAGGTGCAGCATCCGCGAATGCAAATGGACCGGGGCTTCGCCTATCACGAGGATTCGGAATGCCAGGCCGTGAGCCTCAACTACGGCGGCAGTCCCCTCGGGCAATCCCGATTCGCGATGGTAGTCGTCTTACCAAAAGGCAGCGACTTGCCTGCGGTCTTAAGAGACCCAAGCGGACGAACATTGCGAGAGGATTTCGTACCTCGCCCAGGCCACTTGGAATGGCCGCGATTCACGTTCAAATGCGACCCGCGGCTCACTTTCGAGATGCTCGGCCTTCCAAGTTCACTCCGGATCGACCGGGCCAGCGTAACTGCTACGCTCAGAGATGAAGTCCCCGTCAGTATGAAGCAGCGAGTGTGGATTCGAGTTGACGAAGTCGGGACGGAGGCCGCAGCAGTCACCGGGGTCATGGTCATGAGCGCAGTAGGGAACTACAAGCCTCCCAAACCCTTCCGCATGATCGTTGATCGACCCTTCTACTTCTTGATCATGGATAACTTCACCCGGGTGGTTGTCTTCATGGGGCGGGTTGCAAATCCTGCATCCCCATCTTGGGGAGAACACTGAGAAGGAGCACCGAACCAGACTGGAGCCGGAATCGAGCTGCGGGATGCGCAGTAATGGAGGACTTATGACGAGCGATGCTCCCCATGATGTTCCCTCGCTGTTACTGTTTATCGATTCTCGCCAGCTTGAACGTCAGCATTCCCCAGAACAAATGAGCCCGCATTTGGACCGGGATGTGGTTTGCGTCGTCGGTGTACCAGACCCAGACCTTTCCCTTGCTTTTGAGGACTCCTGACTCGGCTTCCGGTTGGACCCGGACCGTGTGGAAGGTGCCGGCATCGGTCTTGATGTCTTCGCGGGCCTCGACGTGAGCCTTCACATCGACG includes the following:
- the gyrA gene encoding DNA gyrase subunit A → MADEQNPQLPLGGDGGGPGAANVQPINIEEEMRRSYLDYSMSVIIGRALPDVRDGLKPVHRRILYAMHDMGLLHNRKHMKCAGVVGECLKKYHPHGDSAVYDALVRLAQNFSLRYPLVDGQGNFGSVDGDPPAAYRYTEARMTALAEEMLADIDKETVDWAANFDDTTVEPSVLPTKFPNLLVNGSNGIAVGMATNIPPHNMSEIVEACIMLVNKPSTTLEEMMTVVQGPDFPTGAYINGRSGILNAYRTGRGRFIMRAKAAIEHINKEKDAIVVTEIPYQVNKARLIERIADLVNDKTIDDIGDIRDESDREGMRIVIELKRGAEAQIVLNQLYKHTSMQESFSMIFLAVVNGQPKEMGLVQAIQHFIDHRIDVVRRRTAFLLAKAREREHVLEGYVTALDHLDAVITIIRASNNRGEARDNLVAYFGGKKITINVTGKAPKVDPEKPFTSKQADAILELQLHRLTRLSIDEIMKELGEIRERITEYESILGSDKKLRGVITKELQQIKEDFGDERRTIIQDEAKEIHLEDLIADEQVAVTVSHQGYLKRTAVTTYRQQRRGGAGRTGMKTREEDFVSHLFVASTHAYILIFTNTGRVYWLKVYEVP
- a CDS encoding DUF4139 domain-containing protein yields the protein MSKRIGLLLILSVLRMLQLPVKAQEKQEVPSAGLGQALRLRATPSRSAQDDTGSGSQVQNVRPSEPPAITIYNANFAVVREMLPLDLGPGVNAVRFGGITAHVEPDSVMLRDPLATRQVQIWEQNYRNDPVTQELLLSLYKGQTITFKTGRGGDQEYVKGKVIRAGYVPRMTGYSDAYVQASSTPIIEVDGQLQFSLPGQPMFPSLIGDTVLKPSMNWLVQTDKPGKLDAELSYVTGGLSWEADYNLVAPEKGDTIDLVGWVTIQNHSGTVFDNARIKLMAGDVNKIQPTRGVVGGIVAEMKTADVAMAAPVTEKSFDEFHLYSLARPTTLHDQETKQVEFVAATGVKSTRFYLYDGSRDTQYGYYWQVGNDPNYGTQSNPKVAVMQEFVNSEANHLGIPLPKGRLRFYRRDSDGHLEFTGENTIDHTPKDETIRVYTGNAFDITGERKRTDFHVDSGQRWLDETYQIKVRNHKKETVTVRVLEHLYRWNNWKLTAQSDQYRKLDSRNIEFRVQVPPDGEKVVTYTVHYWW
- a CDS encoding serpin family protein, which codes for MKTSSGAVATHPTSYSFALTTFQKLLEKTPATENLCYSPFGIQLVLSLMQDLLPAEARESFLKVFEYGWDSPAENMRALHRIRRVYADEPAIKVLNSLWLRDPQQFTSSAREKFIEEYGCELFNGDFGPSTVRELNGWVERNTAGRISGIVSDLSLDLLLALNVIYFCGRWLKPFEESLTEIQWFTLADGSKVQHPRMQMDRGFAYHEDSECQAVSLNYGGSPLGQSRFAMVVVLPKGSDLPAVLRDPSGRTLREDFVPRPGHLEWPRFTFKCDPRLTFEMLGLPSSLRIDRASVTATLRDEVPVSMKQRVWIRVDEVGTEAAAVTGVMVMSAVGNYKPPKPFRMIVDRPFYFLIMDNFTRVVVFMGRVANPASPSWGEH